The genomic DNA ATACTTTCTGAAACTGGAATAAAAATTACTGATATTTATTCTGACTTATTTTTAAAAAAAATTGAGTTAGCAAAGTGGCATAATCAAGCTTTTGGAATGGCTAAATTTTTAGAAGATAACTCTATTGGAATTATTAAAGTTGAGGAAAAAGTCTTTAAAAAAATAAATCTTGGAGATGAAGAAATAAAAAGTGCTTTAAGTACTTTAGGAGGGATTGAGGAAGTCAAAATTTGACTTATGGCTTATCAAACTCCTGGAAGTGATAAAATAAAAATTTCTATTAGAAGTAGAGATTTTGATATAAACTCAGTGGCAAAAAAATATAATGGTGGTGGCCATAAGTTAGCATCAGGAGCTAAGATTAGCAGCTGGAAGGAATTAGATAAAATAGTTGATGATTTATCTAATTTAATTAAATTAAAGGGGAAATAAATATTATGAATTACAGAATGAACCTGAATAGTAAAAGAGGCTGAATTGAGTTAATAACTGGTTGTATGTTTGCTGGTAAAACCGAAGAATTTATCAAAAGGTTAAATAGATACAAACATGCTCAGCAAAATGTTTTAGTTTTTAAACCCTTAATAGATACAAGATACTCAAAAGAAGATGTATTTTCACACTCTGGAATGAGAATTGAATCAGTTACTGTTAAAGATAGTGAAGAAATTTATAAAATTTTTAAAGAGCAAAATGCAAAGCAAAAAATTGATATAATAGGTATTGATGAAGTTCAATTTTTAGATGCTAAAGTTGTTGATGTTATATCTAAAATTGCTGATGATGGGGTCATTGCAATTGTTAATGGTTTAGACAAAGATTTTAAAAATAATCCATTTAAAAATGTAGACAGATTACTTGTTGAAGCTGAATATGTTGATAAGTTAAGTGCCATATGTCATTCATGTGGTGGTAATGCAAGTAGAACTCAAAGAATAATTGAGGGTAAACCAGCAAAGGCAAATGAACCAATAATTGTAATTTCGGCAAATGAAAAATATGAGGCTAGATGTAGACACTGTTACATTAAGCCAGAATAGGAGAATATGATGAATAAGAAAACCTTAGAAGCTTTAGATGTAATGGAAAATAGAGTTAACTCAATTGATGAAACAATTCAAAAAGAAGAAACTTTAAAAGATATTAAACTTTTAACAGAGTTAAATAAAGAGAGATCAAATTTAGAAGAAATTGTTCAAAAATATCAAGAGTATAAAAAAGTGAATAAGGATATTGAGGAGGCAAAATTAATTTTAGAAACTGAAAAAGAAGAAGAAATGAGAAGTCTTGCTAAACTTCAATTAGAAGAAGAACAAGTAGCTATTGAAATTATTGAAAAAGATTTAGAACTTCTATTACTGCCTAAAGATCCTAATGATGATAAAAATGTTATTTTTGAAATTAGAGGTGCTGCAGGTGGAGATGAAGCAAATATTTTTGCAGGAGATTTATTTAGACTATATACAAAATATGCTGAAAAAAATAACTGAAAAATTGATGTAATTGATGTTAATGAATCAACTGCTGGTGGATTTAGTCAAATCTCTTTTATGTTAAAGGGAGATAAGGTTTATTCAAAAATGAAATTTGAGTCTGGAAGTCACAGAGTTCAAAGAGTTCCTAAAACTGAATCAAAAGGTAGAATTCAAACTTCGACTGCAACAGTTGCAGTTCTTCCAGAGGTTACTGATGTTGAAGTTGATATTAAAACAGCCGATTTAAGAATTGATACTTATAGAGCATCTGGTGCAGGTGGACAACATATTAATACAACTGACTCAGCTGTAAGAATTACACATATTCCAACTGGGATAGTTGCAGCATCACAAGATGGAAGAAGTCAACATGATAATAAAGATAAGGCAATGACTTTATTAAGAGCAAGAATTTATGATGCAGAGCTTGAAAAGCAACAAAGTGAAGCTGCAAGTATGAGGAAAAATGCTGTTGGTACAGGAGCAAGAAGTGAAAAAATTAGAACTTACAATTATGCTCAAAATAGAGTTACAGACCATAGAGTAAACTTAACTTTAAATAAGTTGGACCAAGTAATGGAAGGTAATTTGGATGAAATTATT from Spiroplasma endosymbiont of Cantharis nigra includes the following:
- a CDS encoding thymidine kinase; translation: MNYRMNLNSKRGWIELITGCMFAGKTEEFIKRLNRYKHAQQNVLVFKPLIDTRYSKEDVFSHSGMRIESVTVKDSEEIYKIFKEQNAKQKIDIIGIDEVQFLDAKVVDVISKIADDGVIAIVNGLDKDFKNNPFKNVDRLLVEAEYVDKLSAICHSCGGNASRTQRIIEGKPAKANEPIIVISANEKYEARCRHCYIKPE
- the prfA gene encoding peptide chain release factor 1; amino-acid sequence: MNKKTLEALDVMENRVNSIDETIQKEETLKDIKLLTELNKERSNLEEIVQKYQEYKKVNKDIEEAKLILETEKEEEMRSLAKLQLEEEQVAIEIIEKDLELLLLPKDPNDDKNVIFEIRGAAGGDEANIFAGDLFRLYTKYAEKNNWKIDVIDVNESTAGGFSQISFMLKGDKVYSKMKFESGSHRVQRVPKTESKGRIQTSTATVAVLPEVTDVEVDIKTADLRIDTYRASGAGGQHINTTDSAVRITHIPTGIVAASQDGRSQHDNKDKAMTLLRARIYDAELEKQQSEAASMRKNAVGTGARSEKIRTYNYAQNRVTDHRVNLTLNKLDQVMEGNLDEIIVELINDEQKNIITQHIQG